In a genomic window of Zingiber officinale cultivar Zhangliang chromosome 9B, Zo_v1.1, whole genome shotgun sequence:
- the LOC122023082 gene encoding short-chain dehydrogenase TIC 32 B, chloroplastic-like, which produces MRRHSAGDSFLFATSPLARLGHAASHRRSSLLPHHRPAALSSLHCHWSDLHSPPFFLIPLATAASTDDDSEHPGHLYAMHHPKLRSMTPSVAFNFFRRLPSKVDMLLRSAIYISHSHVIIGARNTEVASEVKHSILQSTPSARINIIQIELSSLMSIRAFAEKFLAMDLPLNILINNVGVMYCPFQLLEDGIEMQFATNHVGHFLLTKLLLDKMKSTAERTGIESRIVNHHPSSHDNI; this is translated from the exons ATGCGAAGACACAGTGCTGGTGAttcctttctgttcgcgacatctCCTCTTgcgcggctagggcacgcggcCTCCCACCGTCGGtcgtctcttcttcctcaccaccggccggcagctctttcttctcttcactgcCATTGGTCGGACCTCCATAGCCCACCCTTCTTCTTGATTCCATTAGCAACAGCAGCAAGCACCGACGATGACTCCGAGCATCCAGGTCACCTGTACGCCATGCACCACCCAAAGCTGCGAAGCATGACACCCTCCGTCGCTTTTAACTTCTTCAGGAGGTTACCTAGTAAAGTGGATATGCTTCT CAGATCTGCTATTTATATATCGCATTCCCATGTCATCATCGGCGCCAGGAACACCGAAGTTGCCAGTGAAGTAAAGCATAGCATTCTACAGAGCACCCCATCTGCTAGAATCAACATCATACAGATAGAACTCAGTTCGCTCATGTCCATCCGAGCCTTCGCTGAGAAGTTTCTTGCCATGGATCTTCCTCTAAACATCTTGAT AAACAATGTCGGCGTCATGTACTGTCCGTTTCAACTTTTGGAGGATGGGATAGAGATGCAGTTTGCTACCAATCATGTCG GTCATTTTCTTCTGACCAAACTTCTGCTTGACAAAATGAAAAGCACAGCAGAGAGGACAGGAATTGAGAGCCGTATTGTGAATCATCATCCAAGCTCACATGACAACATATAG